The Populus alba chromosome 6, ASM523922v2, whole genome shotgun sequence genomic interval cttcatggtttttttaattacataaaatatcaatgtaaattatatatttatgtaaattttaTTGTCGCAATCTATATTAATCTATGTCTAGAGTTATAGTGAAAATCTCATCTTATTTAACtttctttataattaataagaaaaaccaaatcacataaaaaaaaaaaacacaaatttttccttttttattttaactatgaTCTCTTTCGcctagcaaaaaacaaaaacaatggaTTCTTCTTAAAAGAATTTTCTATCCACGAGCCGTGGGATTCAAACTAGGCTCCTAatattttttccccttcaaactaacaaacaaaatgcagtcatatttctttgttttttttctttcttttgcttaTAATTCgagattcaataattaattagataaaagcacttttaaaggATAAGCACAACAAACTAGTAGGACCCATCCATCATTACAAGCACTAGAACTTAATATCTTTAAGTCAAGCCTGATAAAATGTTCTAACAACTGATAAAGATcgtcaaaaacaaacaaaaacacaatcaaattaaaaacccttCAACAAACTTCTTTGTGGCCAAAGAGGGAGTTatcttcttcttaattttctgcttggagaatatatatatatatatatatatatatatatatatatatatatatatatatatatagagagagagagagagagagagagagagaggcgacACGTACGGTGAGCGGAGCACAAACaaactacaattaaaaaaagaaagcaaaaaggGCAAAGGCTCATCCCAAATGTACAATAAGCAAATTACAGAAACTAAAAATTCTTGCATTGACCGCCCTATCACCTGAAACAAGCCAGAAACTGGACCTCACTTACAGGTGGCCCCACACGTGCCACGTTTACTGACCTGCCGCTTACCGAGCAGCCATCCCCTTCTGCAACCTTAATTCCTTGTAAAACATCTCTATAAACTCCTCAGCCTCCTTGTCCACCTGGCAATCCTCGTCAGCATCCCTCATCGTGAATGGCGAGTCGGTTATTCTCACTTGTCTAACCATCGGGCTCCACGTCCCGAACCACCCAGCTGAACCCACCAAAGGCGACGCCTCAACTGCCACATCACCGCCGCAGCTACTTGACGCCATATCATCACCGCCAAGTGATGGCGCGTGGGTCCGCGTGTGTTTGTAGTGGGCGTGGAGTTTCCGCCTCTTGGCCTGGTAATAAGGCTGCTTGTAGCTGTAGAATTTATAAGCAGGGCTGCCGCTGCAGCTGAACTCATACTCTCTAGGAGATATGAATGACATGTGAACATCATGTGAAATGCAACTGAGAGTGTTGTGTTGTTGGACCATGATGTCGTTCAAGGCTTTCCTTAGGATCTTGCCTCGTTTCATCAAGAAATGGAGATCAAGCATGAGCTTGCTCTTTAACATACCCTTTTGCATCATCAAGAAGATTAAACGTAGCATGTTGCATACTTTCTTGGCTGTCAATGGTGGACCTGCTTCCATTTTTGTGCtcaatgagagagagagaaagggaggtATATGTGGTGGGTGATGGGGAAGAAAGAGGTATATTTATAGAACAGAAAAGGGTAGAGTGGagccatgaaaataaaattttcattgctCACTGTATTAAGAATAACAGATGCACTTTaatcatttcttttgtttttgtgttgtcTCAACTTTGTCAAAGAAGATGTCCTACAAATTTCTTTTAATCTGTTAATAATGTTTCTTTCTCATCaaggataatatatattttaagttagCTACCAAAACAACCTGTccaagtttaatttttcaatttctacGAGGAAAGAACAATGACTTTGATTGAATAGACAAATTTCTCATTAGTTTCAATTGCTGTTGTCCTTGTCATAGGTGATTGTGAATTTGATAATCTCTCACTGGATTTTTCTACTTGGATATTTTCCTTGTGGCAggatttttaaatacaaacgAACCACTGACAACCAATCTAATTAAGGAGATGTGAGACCCGGTTCAGTGGCCAGCCCGGTTCGAGGCATGGATCACTAAGTTTTGACTGGGTCATCAGGTTAtccgagttaatttttttttaaaaaaattaaaacgatattgttttaataaaaaaaaaagaatcaacgGGTTGCAACCAAGTTTTTTATTGGATCTTGCCGGGTCAACCAGATTACAccaggtttttttcttcttctgttttttttttaacccggcTGGTTTCAATCTCAGGTTAACTGGGTTCCTGGTCAACTTGCCGGGTCAAACCGGATTTCAAAACCATGCATGTGACCGTTGCTGATTGCTGATCTGTACTGTTAAGGTAAATGCTTGGTGCCGATTTGAATTACCTGCAACTTTAAAACAACTGATTCTTTACGGGTTTCATTGTtcatgtaaattttaaaataaattaatatatttattcaatttatatgGCGAACTAATAGTTCAGTTAGTCAGTGTGCTTATCTAAACCTAGAGAGAGATCATGGGATTGAAAGCTAAggaaaacattattaatttcttttaaaataattttgagatgtttttttttttttttttttaaataagagcTTGTCTATCatcttaataaaaacaaaaaaaaaataaagtaaagctAGGCTAGTGAGCCGATGAGCCCTGTACTAGACTTGATCCTTtctatattttttgggtttttatggCACTTCACAAAAAATATACTAGATTCactcacattttatttttgatatgattcttaaatatttttataaattttaataaattattatatacaaataataatactaataataatttttcatcaaaactcgatttaaatgtttttttattcttaaaatttttagataGATCTTGAATacgattttatcatatttatgattttttaaaaacttttaattacacataaaatatgaatatactattttgatattttgtgttAACTTGATGTaacaatcataaattaaatattttttttaaatagaaacaatgattttagttaaaaattttgTGTTCTCTAAGATAAACAAGAGgtattttaataagaaaatttatcttgatggaaaaaaactcaaaataactatatttttgagtttaataacaatatcattCACTgagactttaatattttttttatgtttaaattttttttgatctcAACAACGTAAAACACGAATATACAAACTATTTAATtaccatatttatttttggttttacaTAACAATAAAGTCATTAAAATTAAGGGAGGGCCATTTTAAActcattaaatcttttaatcATAAAATCTTTTTTCAGCTGCACTCTCTCCTTTAATTTTAGAAAGCATAATATTTAGATTTAGTCTAATTCAAAGAGTTGATCCAAAACTTAGCCAAATCAGGATAGcttggtaaaaatatatttgtaactCATGAGTTGATCCCAACAAAACTTGGGTAAAACCTAACTAGGTCAATTTCAagaattttgtttaaatttttttgtccagaaaaacattgttttatttatttatttattattattattttaaaatttatgttgtttAGTGTTTTCCTAACAATttaatccaatattttttttgagatatattTAGGTTGAACTGTTGACTTGTggattaattcaataaatccatGAATCGGGTTGATTCTAATAACTTTGtgcaattagaaaataatataaattatattttaaggtCTCACCTGACAACTTAAGTTTTTAtgttgagatgattatttgatatggtatcatAACTTTAATGACATAACAATTATGAttttgaatctcatcatccatttttttctttagaaaagattcttttttttatgggtgGTCTCTTTTGTACCGTCTTATCTCTCGTATAAGAACTTATCAAATTGTactaaatctctttttttttttttcccttaatgtAAGATCTCAAATCTCATGttagattttatcattttgcacctttttttttttttaatgttatttggTCATACACATGATctcgagattttttttttttaatcatgagttgatgtattattgaaaaatgatattaaataaaatatatggtaGATAATGAATAAGATTGaaaacaatgtatttttaagtggTCGGATAGATGACATAAAGCTGCCCACCAAAATAGAGAGTACTAATATGTAGAGCAAGATATGATCAagctgctctgataccaaaaaaaaaaataatataaaaataaaaaataatataaattatatattagatctcatccaataatttaaattaatttcttagcATGTGAAACATATAAATCTTTGAAACATATAAATCTTCATGAAATCTTGAAAcctgggaaagaaaatgaaactagTGAAAGGGAGTGTGATTTCTTTCACGTGGATggcatttcttttcactttcttgcacttcctttcttctccATTATACGGTGATCAAGGATTACCTTCCTTTAGTGACAGAGCTGAGATAGTTGCAGAATGAAAGTGATTTGCCATCTGGCTAGCTTGATAAGGTTGGCGGGATTGAATTAAAACCAACTACCTTGCCACGAGGCTGCCTCTCCAACACTAGGCTTTATGGTAGATCTGTGGCCCTACATTTGGAGACCAATCCCTTCCCTTGTCATCTTGGCCATCCGATCAGTTTGATTGAAGTTTCACTATATGTTAGGTCTTAGTAAGGATATATATGAACTCAGCAAGTGAAAGCTACAACTATTAATTCCTAATGCAGcactaaaaaagaataaaaaagaaatgccaCTTGGTTTTTTGGAGCTCACGTTAAGTATAATCCTTTCTTTAGCCCTCCAGTACCGTatactttctttttaaaagaaatttatattggaaaaagaagctgtatattttatatatctagTGGGCTTCTCATCATGATGCAAGCAAGAATCCCAAGTTGTTTCGAGCGAtgaatttaatcatttaatggTATAGTTACGAGGGACCGATCGATTGTATTGTTTGCTATAAAAATTTGGTAGCAATGTCATTTCAACCAATAATTTACCTGATTATGACACTCACTACTGCACTCTCTCGAACATTTATACTATGCGATAAAGATTTTTAGCGTTTTGTTCCCTTCGTGGCTAGGAAAGATCATTGATGGCTTGTTTGATTTTGACTGCCTTGTATTACACGACGGTTGCTTGTGAAATTGGGACCATCATGATGAAGGGGCCGGCATTGAATCATGTTGTCAATTACGGTAGTTTTCAGTGCTCTTTCAACATTTATAAGGAAGCTAAACACACCAAATCTACGTCTGGTTTTTGTGATTCTTGGTGAATGAATTCAACACCTGTGaccaaaatacattaatttgtCATTGGATGCCATCTACTTCAAATACAGAATGCTTAGATTAGAGAGGCGCCGGAACGCCGTCCCTTTTCAGTTATGTACACGTGAAGTAGGGCATAGGATGGCTCCCCGTGCATTGATGAAGGCGGTGGATGAACTTGCAACTTTGAATGAGCCTCCGGGCGGGCTTGCCTTCGACAAGTAAGCCTTCTCCTCTTAAAATCTTTTCGCTTCAGGGTTAGTCTTTGGAAACCATCCCTGGTGCTATATCACAATTTATTCTTGGACATAGCTATTCACGAAACGTGGTATAGGACTTCTGTTGACAGCAAGAGCCTCACATCCAAGCAAGAGCTCAAATCAATCCTATTAACGAATTGATCTATGCACTATACTATAAATCACACTATCAGAAGTAAgcaatcttgaaaaaaatacattggatatcagtttttttttttaaaaaaaaaggggggaggGGGGCATGGCTAGCTTCAAATCTGGATCTCTTTTATGATAGTCATCGTGAATCCATTTTCTTTGATGGATATATGACCTCAATGACAACTCATTCACAGACCTGTCATCTTAGAGGGGACGTTGCGCCTAGAAAAATATGACAGGAGGAACTATACATGCATAGAGCAATGAGCGATTAGGCATAAATTAGAATCAATCCCTCAAGATTTATGAAACACACATCAGGTTTTTGAATTGCGGAGAGAGCGTGGGAAGGTTCCCAAGTTGTCAACCATCTGCATTGAAGCCAAACCAAATCCTCTTACTCTAGCTTTAAATGTAGTTATTTTAGTCCCTCCATCTTGAATTGCCGTCGTGTCCGTATTGATGTCAAACTGGATTTTAATCCTCTGTACATACATTATTTCTGAATTAATGTGGTGGGAGGGTGGATGCCTAAATTCCTAAATGACCATACTATACTCTAGCACTCCAACTTTAAATATAGCTAATTTACTCCTTCATATTTGGTAGTTGCCATAGGAAAGTGGACGTGCTGTCCAAAAACTACATCTTAGTCTTCCAACTTTAAATATAGTTATTTGAGTTGACTTTTGTAGGGCCGGTGATGGCTTAAAGttatagtttattattattaattaacagaACACTAAAAGTGATCGGCCTTTCACTATAATCCTTTCACTATAACctctaagaaaaaaacatatttttttatcattaggaTTTTTTACGCTTTGCTCCCTCAATTTCCATTTCTTCTTATTTGTTCCTTCAACATTGCTTTGATTTGCAATTGCTCttggtgatttgtttttcatatctaCACATGAGAATCTTGAGGTGTCGAGGAAATGTTTCTTTCTCTCGGTTAATGCTTGGTTTGACAAAACcaaatttagtttaattgatttaaaataaatagagttttgggaatcaaatttgaaggttaaaaaaatatttaatctctttttttgcCAACATTGAGGACTGATTTGCACGATCAGGGGAGAGTTCATGTCCCTTTTTTAACTTTGGTtcctcaattctttttttttttttttccatttggttCTCTTCACATcgattttatttgagatttgacTTGGTAGTTTGTTTTGATGCCTTGATATGGAGATTTTGCAATATCGAGAAAAATTTTCGGTGCTCACTCGatgttttattttgcaaaataaaataaattttggttggtttagaataattaaatgttaagggactaaaatggaaactaaaataaatatgggAGCCAAGGTAAATAGGTAGggcaaattacattaaaaaaattctatattcTTTTTCACTAGGTGGCATTTTGGCCAAATGTTGTAACGTAGAGTTTAATTTAATGAATGGAATACTTTATTGTTTGATGATGtgacattgttttgatttaaaaaaggagtaaattaattaattgctgATGTAGTGATTAAATTGATGATGTAATAAACATGTAGGAATAGGCGAGGCTATAAGAGTCACTCAGCAAACATGTTTAGTTAGTGAGATGCAAGCACTAGAAAGGTGCTTAGCACCTTGAATATTTAGTtctgaaatttaattatattcttgCTAAATATAACTTTTAAGTATAAACATTTATGTATATTAAATTGTTTGCATGATGAATGACCGACTAGTTACCTTGGTTTGGGATTTTTGCATGATGAATGACTGACTAGTTACCTGGTGCCACGTAAATGGGCAAATGGTTGGCCAATTACCTTGATTTTGGGCTGATGCCTTGTGAATAGGCAAATAATTAGTCAGTTTTCTGGTTTGGGACTAATGCCCTGAAAATTGGATTAAATTTCTGGTTTAAAATAATTACAGTAAtgtgaaatgttaattaaattatttcaaattaattatgtttgttttataaataattgtGCAAGTCCATCACATTATTGTACCATAATAGCTTTAGAATGTACTTTTTGGCACATGTAGTTCttcaaaacatattatataaatgtttcttttgtgtattttgatgactaATTAGTTGTATATGAACAAAACTTAAACAGAACTaggagtgtgtttggtattattgtGGCTGttgtggtttttaaaaaaaattattttataaaaagtacttatagttgaggttggttttaaaaaatagatgtttggttaaaactgtggttgaaattgaggttgaaaaaaaaaatagtttaatgtgtttggttaagaatgcttttgaaattaaggttataaaataattttaaaaaatatatattaatattaatggttttaaatttaaatattgtagaattatCTACTCCatttacatcatgaaataaacaatactttatataaaatattttttattattccattaaactatttataattccattacgtacaaaatttagccgataagaactacagtttttataattttgtgagcgtgtaataaaattagataaaatattatcagatataaaattgatattacagtgcgagtgaatttaattcactctatactagtttttcgagaaaacaaatattgttcacatcacaatgcgagtgaatttaattaactctaaactaattttttttttaaaaaaaaaactattaaaaaaattaacacactgaaaaaaaatattcacatgAACCACTCACTCGTGAATAGTGTGTTTCACAGGTTGAAACGTGTGAAAAAGCAGTATTTTACTGCTTCCAAAACATCATGGTCCTGCCGCATATAAATGGTGGGACCCATGTGTTTTGATTGTTTAACAATTTGTAATTAAACGACTTTTTCttgcgtttttgaaaaaatacgaACGCTAATGCGTAGCCAAACGGGCTCTAGTtatactaatttttaatttgatatgtatttattttcatgGTAATGAAAGtaagtaattaataaatttcctttgtattttaatattagaatgggtatttaaatatgttatgaattaagattttaagatgtatgaatttaattgttgtatgaaattaatttaattggtttttttaattagttagtatgtatttttcttaaattgttaaaagtgaAAATGGGTGACAATATGAACCATGAAATGATTGAGTAAGTTCAAAATGGTTGGATTGTTGATAAAAGATTGATTGGTGTTATTACTATGAAACTATGAGATTATCTTAATTTCATGATGATATTGCAAATTTTATAGACTGTTTCAAGAGGgctcgagttattttttaaattttttaatattttttttaattgtattctttaatatttgaattactgagaattaaacttttttttttttatgatttatatagGATTAtcaattctcatttaattttttttttattatcaaataaattaaagaccttttaaaaatattgagaggatatcttttcattatattaataagcgtttaatgttttttgttaattatttttattttcttttttagtctagtttatttattgtcattatgtttttttagcagGTGCATTGTCtacttcaatgatttttttagtgattaGAAAGTAGAGATTACCTGGAATTTCTCttaaaactgtaatttttttttggttgttattAGATGAAAGTACCTTAGAATCATATTAAAAGCCTCAATAAACCTATTTagaaatctattttattatctttttaagcTATAGAACATCAAATCAATTCTTCCATTTGAGCTTAGatttaccttcttttttttcttggtgattGTGTAGCTTATAAATGCTTTCAATAAACTCAAAAGGCTTATTTTTATCAGATAAAGGTTATGAATGATCGGTTTCtgtcaaaattattattttgattactttctttcttttccatttatCCATCCATCACCCTCTTTCTAGAATAACAAAACTAGAACTTATTAAAAATTAGCATCTTTATTAATAGGAAAATGAGAGCGCCGAATAAGAGGATCAAAGTGAAACTTGTTCAAAACAATGTCACTTTTCCATACACTCGGAAGAAACCAAGCTGTGTTTTTTAGGAGGTTCACTATTCATTTGTAACAGTAGTAATCccggatttagttttttttttttttcatatttatcttacacatttttttttgtttttagatattttttaaaagtatttttaacttaaaaaaatattaaattaatatttttttaatgttttatgatagttttaatgtgctaatataaaaaataaaaaaatatcaaaaaatattattttaatatatttctaaacaaaaaccAATCTCAAATACCTCTTTAGTTTAATTGAATTGCCTGCCACTGCATTTCCTTCTCTTAGAATGTGTTTAAAGCTGACTTGAAGCATTCAATTAGCTGAGAGATGGAATTGAAAAGGTGTTcagtacaatttttttttttttaatggtggaTATTCGGGTAAacttatatatatcttaattaattttttgaggctctgaaattaatgattatataagcaTTCAGTTGTCCTGAGATTTGTGGCACTCGAACTGATGACGGATATTAAGCAAACCCGAGACTTGATTAGTTAAGCTACACTtttctttaaatctttttttctcttagtaACCGTGAGTGTTTAAGCCAACTTACATACACCTTGACTAATTCCCCGAGACcctaaaattaacgaccatgtaagcttcTAGTGGCCATGAAACTTGTAATacttaaattgatgatttttgaaGAGCAAATTCAGGGTTTAACCAGTTGAGCTACACTACTTAGTTCCTTCTTCAAATCCTTATTAAGCCATGATATAGCATTAACTGTATCTGACTAAAAAAATCCAGTCTATTTGCGGTGCCAAAGTGGTTGCTGCTCCAATTTGCATAGCTCTTCTGATCGCCAGCACCTCTATTTCATTCGATTCCTTAATGCCTGCTGCTAAAGTAGAAATGCATAAGAATGTCCATGGAGATCTCTTAAAACCCCACCAATTCCTGACCTTCCAGGCTCGTCCAAACTCCAAAGACGACACATCCACATTCCATTTTACAGCTCCTTGGTTCCACGCAATGTGTCGGTGGCCCAATCTGTCTTTgaataattgaaaatcaatCCATTCCTCGAAAAACATATCCACCAGAGGACATCATGTAGCATTAAAGAGCATACATTTCTCTGATAGAACCCAGCACTTGAACGCATCATAGTTGGAATAAGTCATCTTCCTATCTGGACATAGACCTAGAGCCAACCTGAATGCCCTTGACGAATATTGCATTTGACTCCACATTACCGTTCTAGCTAATTATTACtctcaataagaaaaaaagaattatgtgGCCACTAGGTGTCACTGAACTAGGATAACTCAGGTAATGGTGGGCCACTATCACCACGTTAGTGCAATTATTAATTTTCCATAATTTATTAGCCAATGGCAAACTTTGCCTTTGCGCAGATGTAAAGCAAGGATTCTCCAGCTATTCTTTGTCCTTTTCCTTACATACaaacagttttaaaaaaatctgaaatcgTCCGTTGACGACGATGGCTTAATGATACAAGTTTTAAGCATCATAAGTGGTCAAGTCACCACCAACAGCCCTCACAGAAGCGAAcatccctctccctctccctctatcATGACAGAAGAAGCACAAGGCAAATGGGAAGGCAAGGCCACGGTTGAGCTTAAAGGCCCGACAGCAGACCAGGTATGGCCTTTCTTGGAGGACTTCTGTAATCTACAAAAGTGGCTTCCAGGTGTGGATACATGCTACCAAGTTGAGGGTGAGCTAGGACAACCTGGCTTGGTTCGGTACTGTAGTTCTGGCACAGCATCATCGGATGGGAGCCATGAAGGGAATAAGGTCATCTGGGCCAAAGAGAAGCTAATAATGATCAATCCAAGCGAACGGTGTCTAAGCTATGAGATCCTTGAAAATAACGCTGGATTCAAGTCATATGTGGCCACCATGAAAGCATTGCCAATCAAcgatggagatggagatggagatggagatggtcAACATGGGTGCAAGATCGAGTGGTCCTTCATTGCTGATCCAGTTGAAGGGTGGCCATTGGAGGATTTCAATTCTTATATCAATTCCTCTCTCCAGTTCATGGGACAAAAAATGGAACAGGCTGTCCTATCTGGGTAacttaatttaagaaattagcATGTCTGAACtgaactctttttttaattaatctggGTGTTAACATCAGTGTGTGCATATCTTGATTTATCTTATGAATTTTGAAGGTAACAACCATCTAATTctttaatagttttaaatttatagtacttaaattaaaattttatttttaattgaataagtACTGCTATTAATCTTAATCATCATTAATTATATActattaagttaattatgtggACAAACACCTTGTCTAAACCTCTTTGTAATTTCCATGAAAGCTTCTTTTGCAATAAATTTCTTGTTCTTCTAGAAATCCTCTTGGTAAATTTGATTTGGAGAATCTTGAAGTGGCAAAATACGATCTTGGACACTTGGTGAAACCTTGTCTAGGCGACAAATATTGTGAAATGGGCATGTTTCTTCGTGATTTCTATTTAACCCGTGATTAGCTGCGGGCGGAATAAATTTTtcattcaacataaaaaataaaacaaaaaatatgataGAACCATATGCATTTTTAGACATTAAAAGCCTCAATcgtaaatttaaaagtttataaatGCATTTAGTTAAGTAAatagagaattatttttgtaatcaaaacaaatcatgaaacctaattcTTAACTAATCCACGACTCGGGTAATGAATATAATTAggttaaaaaactttttaataattttttttaattatatgataagaaaaataaatgttaacaAAATTAACCAATTAGACCAGTAAAACTCAAtcattttcaataatttgaagaaaaatgagcaagaaaaatcaataaagattcAATTATAAaggatcaagttaaaaaaaaaaaaaacaaaataaaataaagaagaaaaaagacttAGGCCTCCCAACCTGGGCAGCCCGcgtgttataattatttttttgttttttataggataGATGACAAAATAACATACGACGCATAATTTGCTTTGCCTAGGTTCCGCCTATCAAAGATCGTtggaaaatcaagaaacaagtgtTTTACACCTAAATTAtcctttcaataattttttgacaaaaaaataccttaaaaaaatattatagagaCCCAAACAAATCTATATATGCttttaaataaccaaaaaatggtccataaaaaacaaattgaccaAAAACTTTCTAATGTTAGATTTGTGTTTTTAGGCGATTTGAAGGCAAAATATTACCTTATTGGAAGTCTCTTCATAAAACAAAACTTGTAAGCATCaagattgataattttaataattataatagttgTTAATCAATATTTTCTCTCTATATGATCTAAATTcgataactttctttttttacctCAAACCAAAGacaaaagaataagagaaatGAAGTTTATGGACAAAAggtgaattttgaaaaaatcaaagggaTGAAAAATATGTACATTGCAAACTAATATGGTCAAAGTAAGCTTTTTTAGTGAATTTCAAAACCATCAcctatttctttcttgttttttttatactggccccttgttttttaattttatcattctttaaCAAAATAGAAGTAATTGGCCTTC includes:
- the LOC118030669 gene encoding uncharacterized protein, translated to MEAGPPLTAKKVCNMLRLIFLMMQKGMLKSKLMLDLHFLMKRGKILRKALNDIMVQQHNTLSCISHDVHMSFISPREYEFSCSGSPAYKFYSYKQPYYQAKRRKLHAHYKHTRTHAPSLGGDDMASSSCGGDVAVEASPLVGSAGWFGTWSPMVRQVRITDSPFTMRDADEDCQVDKEAEEFIEMFYKELRLQKGMAAR
- the LOC118030671 gene encoding lachrymatory-factor synthase, producing MIQVLSIISGQVTTNSPHRSEHPSPSPSIMTEEAQGKWEGKATVELKGPTADQVWPFLEDFCNLQKWLPGVDTCYQVEGELGQPGLVRYCSSGTASSDGSHEGNKVIWAKEKLIMINPSERCLSYEILENNAGFKSYVATMKALPINDGDGDGDGDGQHGCKIEWSFIADPVEGWPLEDFNSYINSSLQFMGQKMEQAVLSG